A section of the Equus caballus isolate H_3958 breed thoroughbred chromosome 21, TB-T2T, whole genome shotgun sequence genome encodes:
- the HAUS8 gene encoding HAUS augmin-like complex subunit 8: MADSSGRGAGKPSSGGPSTPSGTKTKGRRTQGGRVVESRYLQYEKRTTKKVSAADALKTTGRMPEGGRKPSLLQKSKDGSGLGKGDLQSTLLEGHGTAPPDLDLSAINEKSVIRKTPQLEKTMSKKTESTSFSASRRKSPDLAEAMEMMESQTLLLTLLTVKMENSLALFEEKAERNLLIMCEEKEKLQREAHELKRRLLLCQRKRELEAILDTQMETLSPYEAVATRFMEQYKTFATALDTTRHELPVRSVHVDGDGQRFLDDLQRELTTTCHLLGELGIGSSEENGKVLDLLSELKELTQKKDLELRRSVAQVLELSAEASKEAALINQEVWEGAQGPSAPTQWYFNQEGACGGTWAEVGGPLLSGSKEPHSQ, encoded by the exons GTGGAAGAGTGGTCGAGTCCCGATACTTGCAGTATGAGAAGAGAACCACCAAAAAG GTTTCTGCAGCAGATGCATTAAAGACCACTGGGAGGATGCCCGAAGGTGGAAGGAAACCCAGCCTGCTGCAGAAGAGCAAAG ATGGCAGTGGACTCGGCAAAGGTGACCTGCAGTCCACGTTGCTGGAAGGGCATGGCACGGCCCCGCCTGACCTGGATCTCTCAGCCATTAACG agaaaaGTGTGATCAGAAAGACTCCACAGTTGGAAAAAACGATGTCAAAGAAAACTGAGTCGACGTCATTTTCTGCCTCGAGGAGAAAGAGCCCA GATCTGGCTGAAGCGATGGAAATGATGGAGTCCCAAACCTTACTCCTGACTCTCCTGACCGTAAAG ATGGAGAACAGTCTTGCTCTGTTCgaagagaaggcagaaaggaaTTTATTAATAATGTGCGAAGAGAAGGAGAAGCTACAGAGAGAGGCCCATGAGCTGAAGCGCCGACTTCTCCTCTGTCAGAGGAAGCGGGAGCTGGAAGCCATCCTTGACACTCAG ATGGAGACGCTCAGCCCCTACGAGGCCGTGGCCACACGCTTTATGGAGCAGTACAAGACATTTGCGACGGCCCTGGACACCACCAGGCATGAGCTGCCCGTGCGATCAGTCCACGTGGACGGAGACGGGCAGCGGTTCTTAG ATGATTTGCAGCGGGAATTGACTACCACATGCCATCTGCTGGGAGAACTTGGAATCGGCAGTTCAGAAGAAAACGGGAAAGTGCTGGACCTGCTGAGTGAACTCAAGGAATTGACCCAAAAGAAGGATCTGGAGCTCCGAAg GAGCGTTGCCCAGGTCCTGGAACTTTCTGCTGAGGCAAGTAAAGAGGCAGCCTTAATCAACCAAGAGGTCTGGGAAGGGGCTCAGGGCCCCTCGGCCCCCACCCAGTGGTATTTCAATCAAGAAGGCGCCTGCGGGGGAACTTGGGCCGAGGTGGGGGGCCCGCTTCTCTCAGGCAGCAAAGAGCCGCACTCACAGTGA